The region CATATCTAAAGCTGATAATCCAACGCTCTGGTCCTGTTATGACTCCGCAAATTACACTTCCGGCAGCCAATTCGAAACTAATCTCAATAACACCTTCTCTTCCCTATACCAAAATACTCCTCTGACTCGTTTCAACACCACCGTCTCCGGCGAGGACCCCGACCGAGTGTATGGTCTCGTCCAGTGCAGAGGAGATGCCACTCAGGATGAGTGCCGGAACTGTGTGAATAATTCGACCACTGAGATCGTTCGACGTTGTCCTCTTTGAAAGGAGGCAGTGATACGCTATTGGGGTTGTCTTACGCGACGCTGACAAGGATTTCTTCGGCCAAATTGGCAATAGTGGCCTTACAGTCTACGCCTTTCCAGTGGACAACATGACGACAAATGCGGCTCTGTTTAACGAGAGGGTTGCAGTTTTAATGGAAAACTTGTCGCTTGCGGCTGCTGGTAGCCCTTCCAAGTTCGCGACTGGACGGAACACCACCGTGAATAACTTTAATTTTGTATATGGGATGTTGCAGTGCACGAGCGATTTATCGGACAATACCTGTTACTCCTGCCTCCAAAACATAATTGGAGACATCCCAAGCTCTTGTAATTGGCGGTCGGGAGGGAATGTGTATACTGACAGTTGCTTCTTAAGGTACGATTCTTGTCTCTTTTT is a window of Macadamia integrifolia cultivar HAES 741 unplaced genomic scaffold, SCU_Mint_v3 scaffold1089, whole genome shotgun sequence DNA encoding:
- the LOC122062682 gene encoding cysteine-rich repeat secretory protein 38-like — protein: MRLPFASNAICTFLLFATIALLFEIPSISKADNPTLWSCYDSANYTSGSQFETNLNNTFSSLYQNTPLTRFNTTVSGEDPDRVYGLVQCRGDATQDECRNCVNNSTTEIVRRCPL